A stretch of the Methanocella sp. genome encodes the following:
- a CDS encoding Lrp/AsnC family transcriptional regulator produces MEIDLLNKKILQLLQKDGRITYKDITKEMDRAESTVRERIGFMEEQKIIEGYTAIINKPRVGLNRSAILYARVPISSFEEIANNLEAVNGVLQIYRTSGDKNLAFFMAATDDDELNRTIKNKVTPLGVTDIEVSIILEAVREIAEVNILSVEEKNEMDEKKRQREASRTQKAVKGEKKLGSALESALENFKIQV; encoded by the coding sequence ATGGAGATAGACCTACTCAATAAAAAAATCTTGCAGCTTCTTCAAAAAGACGGCAGAATTACCTATAAGGACATCACCAAGGAGATGGACCGGGCCGAATCCACGGTGCGCGAGCGCATCGGCTTCATGGAGGAACAGAAGATCATCGAGGGCTACACGGCCATCATCAACAAGCCCCGCGTCGGCCTGAACCGCAGCGCGATCCTCTATGCGCGGGTGCCCATATCCAGCTTCGAGGAGATCGCGAACAACCTGGAGGCGGTCAACGGCGTCCTCCAGATCTACCGGACGAGCGGCGATAAGAACCTGGCGTTCTTCATGGCGGCGACTGACGACGATGAGCTGAACCGCACCATCAAGAATAAAGTCACTCCACTGGGCGTTACGGACATCGAGGTTTCTATCATTCTTGAAGCCGTAAGGGAGATTGCAGAGGTCAACATACTCAGCGTCGAAGAGAAGAACGAGATGGACGAGAAGAAGAGGCAGCGCGAGGCCAGCCGCACCCAGAAAGCCGTCAAGGGCGAGAAGAAGCTGGGCAGCGCGCTCGAGAGCGCGCTCGAGAATTTCAAGATACAGGTTTAA